TCCTGACACACTTTCCGGGAACGTGCGAACGGCGCTCTCAGATGAGAACGCCGTCGCTGGCACGTTGCCCTGGTTACCATGCGTGCACCTGTCTGCCGCCACAGGACGAGCCTGGGTCGCGCTGCCCGTTTGGGATGGGCTGGTCGCCGCGTGGGTACCTGGGTTGCCGTGCAATCTCTACCGGACCCTGAGGCCCTTTGTTGATTCCTTTGTACTCCTGAAACCCCTTTCTGGGAAGGGGATGCAGCGTCCTTCATGGAGTTGAGAACAATGAAGCTAGCTTCAGCTTTCAGCTCGTCCGGACCGCCGCCGGGAGGCCAGCAGCAGTGCTCCGGCAGCGATCGCCGCGACCAGACCGGCTGCCAGTGCGGGGCGTCGTACCGCGGGGAAACCTGCCCGCTCGGCAGGCTCCGCGAACTCCAGGACCGGCCAGCCGCGCTCGATCGCGAGCCGGCGTAACGCCTTGTCCGGATTGACTGCGTGGGGGTGCCCAACGGCGGCCAGCAGCGGCTCGTCGGTGATCGAGTCCGAGTAACCGTAGGAGGTCGCGAGGTCGTAGCCCTCGGTCGCGGCCAGGGCCTCGATCGCGGTCACCTTGTGCGGACCGTACGCATATTCGGCGATCTCGCCGGTGTACTTGCCGTCGGCAACAACCATCCGGGTGGCGATCACCCGGTCGGCGCCGAGCATCGCGCCGATCGGCTCCACCACCTCGGCGCCGGACGACGACACGATCACCACGTCCCGGCCGGCCGCGTGGTGGTGCTCGATCAGCTCGACCGCCTCGGCGTGGATCATCGGGCGGACGATGTGGTCCAGGGTGTCGGCGACGATCGCCTGCACCGTCGAGACGTCCCAGCCGGTGCACATCGCGGAGATGTACTCCCGCATCCGCTCCATCTGGTCGTGGTCCGCGCCGCCGAGCAGGTAGACGAACTGGGCGTAGGCGCTGCGCAGTACGGTCCGGCGGTTGATCAGGCCGCCGGCGTAGAACGGCCGCGAGAACGCCAGGGTGCTCGAGCGGGCCAAAATGGTCTTGTCCAGATCGAAGAAAGCCGCCGATCGAGCCGTCCCGGGATGCGCCATGCAGTCGAGGATAGGCAGCCGGGAGAAACGCCGGGGGACCCGGGCTTTTGCGTGGGCCGGTATCCCGTTAGACTGGTCGGCAGTGTGACAGTGACACTGGCTGGAAGCACCCGATCGGGTGGGACTGGCGCTTGGGTGAAACCGAATCAGTTGAAATCGAACTGAGATGTGTGAAGCCCGAACTCGGGGGGTACAAACTCTCTGACAGTGGCAGACTGTCGCCTCCTGAACGGCCCCCGGCTCCTCCCCCCGAGCCCGTGGCCGAAGACGGCCCCCGGTCACCCCCCCGCCGGGGGCCGTCGCCTTTCTCCGATCAGCCAAGTAAGCGTAAAGATTCTCGCTTTTCTGCGCGTGGGAGCGTTCTCACTTTATGTAGGGTCTTGACAATGTAATTGAGCAGTCACAGGTTGTAAGGCATGAAACCGCCTGCACACCGCCCCCAGGCAGCGGTCGTCATCAGCCTGCTCGCCGTCGTCATGGCCTTCCTGGTCCCCGGTTCCGCCTCCGCGGCCGCCAATCTCGTCACGAACGCCGGCTTCGAGTCCGGCACGCTCTCCGGCTGGTCGTGTCCGGCCGGCGGTGTCACGACGTCCGCGCCCCACTCCGGTTCGTACGCCCTCGAGGCGACGCCGAGTGGCAGTGACATCGCCCGGTGTTCCCAGTCGATAGCGGTCCAGCCCAATACGGCGTACACGCTGTCGGCCTGGGTGAAGGGATCGAACGTCTACCTCGGTGTGGACGGTGGTGCCTCGACCTGGACGACCAGTTCCGGCTGGAGCCTGTTGACCGTCCCGTTCACCTCCACGGGTTCCTCCGTGACGATCTACGTCCACAGCTGGTACGCGCTCCCGGCGTACCAGGTCGATGACGTCGTACTGGACGGACCTGGCGGGACGCAGGACACCACGCCGCCGTCGACCCCGGGTGGTCTTGCGGTCGGCAGCCCGACCTCGAGCTCGCTGAAGCTGACCTGGTCCACCGCGTCCGACGCGAACGGCATCGACCACTACGACGTCGTCCGGGGGACCGGGGCCGCGCAGAGCGTCGGCAACGTGACCAACTGGACCGCTGCCGGGCTCACTGCTGCGACGACTTATTCGTTCAAGATCCGGGCGTGTGACCCCAGTGGCAACTGCTCGCCGTACGGCGCGGCTGTGTCGGGCACCACCTCCGACGGCGGTACCAACCCGCCGGTCGGTAGCCTGCCCGCGCACGTGCTCACCGGGTACTGGCAGAACTTCAACAACGGTGCGACGGTGCAGAAGATCTCCGACGTGCCGGCGGCGTACGACCTGATCGCGGTGGCCTTCGCGGACGCCGACGCGTCGAAGCCGGGCGGCATCACGTTCAACCTGGACAGTGCCGGGCTCGGTGGGTACACGGTCGCGCAGTTCAAGGCGGACATCGCGGCGAAGCAGGCGGCCGGGAAGAAGGTCATCCTGTCCGTCGGCGGTCAGAACGGCACCATCTCGGTCGCCGACCCGACGGCGGCGTCCAACTTCGCGTCGAGCGCTCTCTCGGTGCTGCGTGAGTACGGGTTCGACGGGATCGACATCGACCTGGAGAACGGGGTCAACGCGCAGTACATGGGTCAGGCGCTGCGGAGCCTGCACAGCCAGTTCGGCAGCGGGCTGGTGATCACCATGGCGCCGCAGACGATCGACATGCAGAGCACGTCGTTCGAGTACTTCAAGCTCGCGCTGGCGATCAAGGACATCCTGACCATCGTGAACGTGCAGTACTACAACTCGGGCTCGATGAACGGCTGCGACGGCCAGGTGTACTCGCAGGGCTCGGTCGACTTCATCACCGCTCAGGCCTGCATCATGCTGCAGGGCGGCCTGCGTCCCGACCAGGTCGGCCTCGGCCTGCCGGCGTCGTCTCAAGCGGCCGGGAGCGGGTACGTGTCGCCGACTGTGGTCAACAACGCGCTGGACTGCCTCACCAAAGGCACCGGGTGCGGGAACTACAAGCCGAGCGCCCCGTGGCCGTCGCTGCGTGGGGCGATGACCTGGTCGACCAACTGGGACGCGTCGAACGGCAACCAGTTCGCGACCCAGGTCGGCGGCCACGTGCACTCCCTGCCCTGATCATGCACAGCTATCGACCGGCTCCGCTGCTGGAGGCGCTCGGTGTCTGCTCGGAGGACGAGCAGCTCTACCGGGCGCTTCTGGCCCGCCCGGAGTCCACAGCGACCTCTCTGGCCTTGTCAGTCGACTGGCCGGCCAATCGCGTCGGCCGGCACCTCAGGTCACTACTGTCCCTCGGCCTGGCGTCCCGGACGCCAGGCAGACCGGCCCGCTACGTGCCCGCCGTACCCGAGGCTGCAGTCGAGCTGCTCGCGCTGCGGAAGCAGGCGGCGATCGTGGAGGCCCGGCTGGGTGCTGCGGCGCTGACGGCCGAGTTCAGACAGCCGGACGCGTTCACGGTCATCCGTGGCGCCGAGGCGATCGCCCAGCGGTTCTACCAGGCGCAGCAGTGCGCGCAGGACGAAGTACTCGTGCTGGACCGGTTGCCGTACGCCGTCTTTGCCGCGCACGGGGTGACCTACCGGACGATCTACGACATGGCGTCGCTGTCCGAGCCGGGTGATCTGGTCGCGGCCCGATCGTCGGGCTGCTGCCGGATGCTGCGCGACGTACCGCTGAAACTGGTCGTCGTCGATCGGCGCACCGCGCTCCTGCCGACCGGGCCGGACGTCGTCGTGGAGCTAGGTCCGTCGAGCCTCCTGGACGCCCTACTGCGCCTGTTCGACTTGCTGTGGCGACAGGCCAGCCCTCTGACCCCTTCGGTCTCCGAAGGCCCGCTCACGTCGGACGACCAGCAGCTCCTGTCGCTGGCCGCCGCCGGACTGACAGACCAAGCCATCGCCCGCCGCCTGGGCGTGGCCCAACGGACCGTAGAACGCCGAATGCAACGCATC
This Kribbella sp. NBC_00482 DNA region includes the following protein-coding sequences:
- a CDS encoding HAD family hydrolase; protein product: MAHPGTARSAAFFDLDKTILARSSTLAFSRPFYAGGLINRRTVLRSAYAQFVYLLGGADHDQMERMREYISAMCTGWDVSTVQAIVADTLDHIVRPMIHAEAVELIEHHHAAGRDVVIVSSSGAEVVEPIGAMLGADRVIATRMVVADGKYTGEIAEYAYGPHKVTAIEALAATEGYDLATSYGYSDSITDEPLLAAVGHPHAVNPDKALRRLAIERGWPVLEFAEPAERAGFPAVRRPALAAGLVAAIAAGALLLASRRRSGRAES
- a CDS encoding chitinase, whose product is MKPPAHRPQAAVVISLLAVVMAFLVPGSASAAANLVTNAGFESGTLSGWSCPAGGVTTSAPHSGSYALEATPSGSDIARCSQSIAVQPNTAYTLSAWVKGSNVYLGVDGGASTWTTSSGWSLLTVPFTSTGSSVTIYVHSWYALPAYQVDDVVLDGPGGTQDTTPPSTPGGLAVGSPTSSSLKLTWSTASDANGIDHYDVVRGTGAAQSVGNVTNWTAAGLTAATTYSFKIRACDPSGNCSPYGAAVSGTTSDGGTNPPVGSLPAHVLTGYWQNFNNGATVQKISDVPAAYDLIAVAFADADASKPGGITFNLDSAGLGGYTVAQFKADIAAKQAAGKKVILSVGGQNGTISVADPTAASNFASSALSVLREYGFDGIDIDLENGVNAQYMGQALRSLHSQFGSGLVITMAPQTIDMQSTSFEYFKLALAIKDILTIVNVQYYNSGSMNGCDGQVYSQGSVDFITAQACIMLQGGLRPDQVGLGLPASSQAAGSGYVSPTVVNNALDCLTKGTGCGNYKPSAPWPSLRGAMTWSTNWDASNGNQFATQVGGHVHSLP
- a CDS encoding helix-turn-helix domain-containing protein; the encoded protein is MHSYRPAPLLEALGVCSEDEQLYRALLARPESTATSLALSVDWPANRVGRHLRSLLSLGLASRTPGRPARYVPAVPEAAVELLALRKQAAIVEARLGAAALTAEFRQPDAFTVIRGAEAIAQRFYQAQQCAQDEVLVLDRLPYAVFAAHGVTYRTIYDMASLSEPGDLVAARSSGCCRMLRDVPLKLVVVDRRTALLPTGPDVVVELGPSSLLDALLRLFDLLWRQASPLTPSVSEGPLTSDDQQLLSLAAAGLTDQAIARRLGVAQRTVERRMQRILKALDATTRFQAGLRAGQQGLLV